Genomic window (Nitrospirales bacterium LBB_01):
AAAACAAAGGTGGTGCCCGTATTGCCGGATTTCTTTGCCAGTATTCCTATCTCTTTTGCAATCCAGTCTTTGCTCTGAACCCCTACGCTAAAACCTGAAGCCCCTGCAGCACTGACAAGTGTGTCGGGATAAAAATGGGAACAATGGTCTGCAACCGTTAAATCAAACGGGGTTTTTATAAAACTCGGCACCTGAATAAACAACATGCCCCCCGGAGCCATAATACCATGAAGCTTTTTTAAAAACCCCACCGGATCAAAAAGATGCTCTAACACGTATATCATAGTAACAATATCATAGCAGCCCTCTATCGTATCCACAGAGCCGGAGTATATCTCTGTAACCCCTGGAATTGCCTCTATAGCGCTCTGTTCAAAACCAAATAAACTCCACTGTGGGTATGCCTTGCCAAATGTCTTTAAAAACGCACCGTTGCCGCATCCTATATCAAGCACTCTGCCCTGTTTAGGTATGTTAATGGTTTCCACAAGCCGTGTTAAAATCTCCTGCGTACGGGGCTTACTTACAGAGCCGGGGAAAATCAGTTGTTCATTGCCATCGCTTAAAAAGTATATCTCATAACCGGAATATATCGTTTTAATGTCATCTAACAGAGCCGTAGTAAGCCGTTTCTGGATATGTCCACATCTCTGACAGTAAGCAAAATCACCCAAACGGGGCCACGGTTTACAGTCTGACGTAACTGCGGCAATACCGGTGGAAAATTGTATGGCTGCTAAGTCCTTTTCCCCGCATAAAATACACCTGTCATCATTGACGCCCATTAACGACTCTCCTCTGTTACCGCTTTTCTCTTAAAGAATCCTTTTTCTATCATTTTCCTCCCATGTATGTCAAGGACGTTTTGATTTGACAAAATTCAGTTTCCAGTGATACTATGCTAAAACAGCATCTGACCGTATAAAGGAGGTTATACTTATGGAAAATCCCGTGAATGAAGCGGGAGGATTGCTATCGGTTGCTATCGTTACGGTAGTGCCCCGCAGTCCGGGTGGACTCAAAGTACTCTCGCCCAGTCCTTTTGTCCTAAAGTCCTATGTAATGTGGCGTGCACGCAAGGACGGTTTTACCGCTCCTGATATAGATACCTTTGTTTTTGACCTGGGCATTACCACAGGAGAGATGATTGCCAACCTCGGCACCAAACATTACGATGTTGTTGCATGTTCAGTGTATATATGGAATTGTAACGATATTATTGAGTTTGCCGATAATTATAAGAGACAGAATCCGGAGGTTGTTATTGTTTTTGGCGGCCCCCAGGTTTCTCCGGTGGCAGATGAGATAATCGTTGATTATCCGTTTGTAGATATTATTCCTTACGTTACAGCTCCCGGCGAGACGATATTCTACTACCTGCTGCGCGCACT
Coding sequences:
- a CDS encoding class I SAM-dependent methyltransferase, whose product is MGVNDDRCILCGEKDLAAIQFSTGIAAVTSDCKPWPRLGDFAYCQRCGHIQKRLTTALLDDIKTIYSGYEIYFLSDGNEQLIFPGSVSKPRTQEILTRLVETINIPKQGRVLDIGCGNGAFLKTFGKAYPQWSLFGFEQSAIEAIPGVTEIYSGSVDTIEGCYDIVTMIYVLEHLFDPVGFLKKLHGIMAPGGMLFIQVPSFIKTPFDLTVADHCSHFYPDTLVSAAGASGFSVGVQSKDWIAKEIGILAKKSGNTGTTFVFKNTGGVDLAERSFSWLHKVAQHAAETSDSGAFGIFGTAIAGTWLANMIRPSVNFFVDEDPLKQGKVHMGLPIFNPDRIPFDDAVVYLAFPWFVAKPLFDRLSVSYPSIKFIQPPPG